The segment CGAGAAGAGCAGAAGAAGAGCGTCGAAAGGATCATAACCAGGAGAATCATAGACCCCAAGAGCATAGGGAAAGTAGAAAACAAGCATACCAAGCGACTTATAAATTCCCACGTATAAGAACACCACCAAGTAAACCAAAAGGGCCAAGGTGCGATACAAAGGAAACCCGATGGCCAGAGCGGTGGTGAGAGACCATGGGATTTCACAGCAATTAGCAGCCTCCAGAGTCCTATAAACCTCCGCCATGGTGGGCGGGTCATCCTGCGTGCACCGGATTACCACCCGAAGAGCTGCACCCAGCTGCACAATTGCTCTTCCCGACGCCATTATCTCATCCCTCATCCTCTCATCCAAATCTTCCCCATTTAGTATATAATATCTACGCAAGGGGCACGCCCACGGGAGCGGTGGAATCATATGGCGGCGCAACCAGAGCGCCGCCCGAAACGTCCTTCCATCCCCCACCATGCTTGACGCCACCTTGGCGGCGCCGCTTAATTCCTTGGCTGAGATGAGCGCGTACAGGAGCTTTCCAAAGCTCTCAACACATGATCTCCAATTTGTAGTTTTCCATAGCTCTGCTTCTGATGAACCCTGCATCAAGATATGATCTGAAGATTTGCGGGGGGCAGCTTGGGCATGGATGAGAGTAGTGGCCATTTCTAGGGCTATCTTGTACCTCTCTGCCCATGTTAGAGCTTGATGGAGGGTGCTCCATTCTTCTCCTCCTGATTCCAATTGGGTCTCCATGGGAATCGACAATGGAGTAGTCACCTGTCTTGAAACTTTCTTTCTTTCGTTTTGGTTTTGGGTTTCGTGGGTGGAAGTTATCATCCTAGACAAAAACATCATTGAACTTGGGATCAGGTTGACTTGAATTTGTTTTAGGTTCGTTCACTCACGGGGAAAGTCTTTTTATGTTCTACAAATTTAAGAGAGCTTTAGGTTCATAGGTTCACATGCCCATCTTTTTCATCATTGATATAATACAAATCGATCAACTTTCAATCTCATTCATCGATCTTTTTcatcattaatataataataaagatTGATCAAATTTTAATCCCATTTATGAAGATAGCAACGGGGTTGTCGTCATTCTCAAGATGTTACTTCTTAAATAATGGTATTCATTATCACGTGCAGATGTGTGTTGCTGGTTAAATAAGAGTATTCATGATCACATGCGACGGGCATCTAGCCACTAAATGACCGAACCGATGCTTAAATCTCAACGCCAAACTTTTCTCTCGTCTTTAATAACGGGTCCTTTTCGACCCGTGAATATTAAAAAATCTCTCCTTTGTAACTACGAAATCGGGGAAAAACATCATTAGGTAATCACAAAACCAAATAAACTATGAAATCAAGTCTTAATacattcaataaaggaatgaaGATAAGATATTCAAATAAAAAAGCAAATCATATGCAGAATTCTCCTTCATTGACTtctattgtccttctttctccttcaaattggatGTGTGGATCTCACATACAAAGCAAATGCAAGTGAAAAGCAAGTTGATTACTAGATGAAAATCACAGCATAAGCTTACTCGAAGCGTGGTTAGAAATCGATGAGAAAATAGGTCAATTTATAGGACAAGAATCTCCAAAATTGGCGAGCAATTGAAAAGGGCaacaaattcaaaaatttggcatgattatgacatgattgaatgacaaatttcaTGACAACCTTCTATGTGAAAATAATGACAAATTGAGAGCTAATTGTGCTTATCAATTATGACATGATTGAGAGGTAAAATAACCACTTGATTATTACAAATTAGGCCTAAAAAATAGCTcattgattgaatgacaaattgagCATGAAAATAGctttcaaaatatgacaaattaacCTAAAAAAGAAGAGCCCAATTAGAGGAGAAATTCATGGGAAATGTTAGGAGAAAATTAGGtgcaaaattaaatttgaaaattaggaaaattaggtggcactaattaataaatttaattgtgacacaagagACTTAGCTCACAAAAAGGGGAaactaattagccaattaaataattcgatttaattgtgacacaagggacttaggataaatgaaattaattcatttaacctagAGAATGTTAGTGaaatttaataattaaagaattattaaaacCCTAGGAGAAAGGACTAGAAATGAATTAGGCCATGATCAAAATCAAAGGACAATTGACAAAGACATGATACTGATATAGAACCAAATATTGAATgacaaagaccaatgacaaatcaGTCAAATATGACAAAAAGATTGAATTGATAAAGGATAATTGacaaaggatcaatgactaattgatccaaaattgatgaagattgatgattgattgagactgatgacaaatcaatcaaagaTTAAGAAAAGGTCAATTTGATGAAAGTTGACTTGATAAAGACCGACAAGGACTgctgacgaatcgatcgcaaactAATGAAGGATTGACGATGATGATTATTGAAGATTGAAAGGGATCCAAAATGATCCAAATTGATTAACAATTGATAATTGATTGAAAAAGgactgatgatgaatcgatcacaaattgATGAAAGGATTGGTGATGATGATTATTGAAGATTGAAAGGGATCCAAAATGATCCAAATTGGTTGACAATTGATCAAGGACgattga is part of the Cryptomeria japonica chromosome 10, Sugi_1.0, whole genome shotgun sequence genome and harbors:
- the LOC131075730 gene encoding uncharacterized protein LOC131075730, whose translation is MMFLSRMITSTHETQNQNERKKVSRQVTTPLSIPMETQLESGGEEWSTLHQALTWAERYKIALEMATTLIHAQAAPRKSSDHILMQGSSEAELWKTTNWRSCVESFGKLLYALISAKELSGAAKVASSMVGDGRTFRAALWLRRHMIPPLPWACPLRRYYILNGEDLDERMRDEIMASGRAIVQLGAALRVVIRCTQDDPPTMAEVYRTLEAANCCEIPWSLTTALAIGFPLYRTLALLVYLVVFLYVGIYKSLGMLVFYFPYALGVYDSPGYDPFDALLLLFSLLALMWLVLKTVCSFNRLDDVLYLDE